TGGCGAACCTCTCCCGGTTCCGCGCGCGGAAGGAGCAGGCGGAGGTGGTGAAGGGAATCGCCGAGGGGACCGTGGACATCGTGATCGGGACCCACCGCCTGCTGCAGAAGGACGTCCGGTTCCCGGATCTCGGGTTGGTGGTGATCGACGAGGAGCAGCGCTTCGGCGTGGCCCACAAGGAGAAGCTGAAGAGGCTTCGCGCCTCGGTGGACGTGCTGACCCTGTCCGCCACTCCGATCCCGCGCACCCTCCACATGGCGTTCTCGGGGCTTCGGGACGTGAGCCTGATCGCGACGCCGCCGGAGGACCGGCTCTCCATCCGCACCTTCGTCGTCCCCTTCTCGGGGGAGACGATCCGGGAGGCGGTGGAGCGGGAGATCCGGCGGGGAGGGCAGGTCTTCTTCGTCCACAACCGGGTCCGGTCCCTCCCCGCGATGGAGCGGTACCTCCGCGAGCTGCTCCCCGACGCCCGGATCGCCGTGGGGCACGGGCAGATGGAGGAGCGGGATCTCTCCCGCGCCATGGACGATTTCACGGCGCGGCGGGCGGACATCCTCCTGTGCACGGCGATCATCGAGGCGGGGATCGACCTTCCCAACGCGAACACCATCCTCGTGAACCACGCGCACCGGTTCGGGCTGGCGCAGCTGTACCAGCTCCGCGGCCGCGTGGGGCGGGACCGGCACCGCGCCTACGCGTACTTCCTCGTCCCGGTCGACGTGGGACTCACGGTCGACGCGACGAAGCGGCTGGCGGTCCTCGAGGAGCTCACCGAGCTGGGGTCGGGGTTCCGGATCGCCTCCCACGACCTGGAGATCCGGGGAGCGGGAAACCTGCTGGGGAAGGACCAGTCCGGGCAGATCCACCAGGTGGGGTACGAGCTGTACACCCAGCTGCTCGCGGAGGCGGTGGCGGAGATTTCGGGAAACGCGGCGGCGCAGGAGGAGGAGCCGGAGCTCGACCTTCGGATCCCGGCGTTTCTCCCCGACGACTACATCCCCGAGGCCGGCGTGCGGCTGGAGTTCTACCGGAAGCTGTCGCGCGCCAAAGGCGTGGACGCCGCCGACGAGATCGAGATGGAGCTGCTCGACCGGTTCGGGCGTCTGCCGCCGCCGGCGCGCGCGCTGTGCGACCTGGCGCGTCTGCGCGCCGTCATGCGCGAGGCCGGGATCGCGGAGCTGAAGCGGGGAGACGGGTCGCTGTTTCTCGCGCTCTCCCCGCGCTCCTCCTTCGACCGGAGCCGACTGGTGGAGTGGGTCACGAAGGAGCGGAGGAACTTCTCCTTCGTGCGGGGAGAGGTCCTCGCTTCGCGCCTTCCCGGCGAGGGGCCGGCGGATGTCCTCTCCGCGGTGAAAAACCTGTTGAACCGCTTCGGTACGGGCAGTAGCATATGAGGCTTGCGGTTTGCACCCCTTCGAAACTTCTTCGGCAAGGAGAGGTACTCCATGCGTAAGGTCCCGGTTCTATGCGTTCTGTGCGCGATCGCGGCGGCGGCGTGCGGCACCCCTCCGGGGAAGCAGGGGAAGACCCTGGCGACGATCAACGGCGAGGCGATCACCGAGGGGACGCTGCTGCGGGAGGTCGAGAACCTCCCGCCGTACGTGCGGCCGATCCTCGAGACCCCGGCCGGAAGGGCGCAGTTCTTAGAGAGCGTCATCACGCGGGACCTGCTGCTCCGGGAGGCGCTGCGCCGCGGGATCGACCGGAAGCAGGAGATCGCCGACCGGATCTCGACGGCGCGGAAATCGATCCTCCTCGAGGCGCTGCTGCGCGACGTGGCCGAAAAGGCGCCGGGCCTCTCCGACGAGGCGCTGCGGAAGGTGTACGACTCCGTGCCGGGGCAGCACCAGGTCGGAGAGCGGGCGAAGGTCAGCCACATCCTGTTCCGCGATCGGAAACGGGCGGAGGCGGTGCTTTCGCGCGCGAAGGCGGGCGAGCCGTTCGAGGCGCTCATGAAGGAGGTCGGATCGCGCGACGGCGAGGTCGCCGCGGACCTGGGGGACATCGAGCGGGGGAACTTCGTGAAGGAGTTCGAGGCGGCGGCGTTCGCGGCCCCTCCGGGCGCGGTCGTGGGACCGGTGAAGACGACGTACGGCTTCCACGTGATAAAAGTGTACGAGAGGAAGCCCGCGGGAGTCCGCTCCTTCGAGGAGGTCAAGCCACAGCTCCTGGCCGAGCAGCGGGAGAAGGCGCAGCGGGACGCGTTCGAGACGCTGATCTCCGACCTGCGGAAGTCGTCCACCGTCCGGGTCCTCGTGAAGCTCGACGCGGGCGCGGCGAAGCCGCCCGTTCCGGGGGAGCCCGCCGCCGCGCCGAAGGAGGGCGACAAGGCCCCTCCGGCGCCACCGCCGGGGAAATGAAGGAACGCCGGGAGGAAACCGTCCGGCGCGAGAGGTGTGTCCCGCCACCGGGTCGGGATCGGCGGGGCGGCGGAAAACCGGCGGTCGTGCTGGTCGCGGTGCTCGCGGCGCTCCTGTGGGCCTGCTCACGGGAGCCGTCCGGGCGGTCGGACGCGGACGTCGTGGTCGCCGAGGTCGACAACGCCGCGATCACGCTGCGGGACGTCCGGAACGAGGTCCTGTCGATGCGCGGGTACGCCCCTTCGCTGGAGGCGAAGGGGGCCAGCCGGCGGGAAGTGTCGGAGGCGATCCGCCTTCTCGTCGAGCGGTCGATCGTCCTGCGGGAAGGGGAGCGCCGGGGAGTTTCGGTCTCCTCCTCCGAGCTCGAGGAAGAGGTGATGCGGTTCCGGGCCGATTTCCCGCCCGGGGGGCTCGAGAAGGCGCTCCTCCAGGTGGGGATCGACGCGGACACCTGGCGCGAGCAGCTTCGTCGCTCCCTCCTGTACCGGAAATCCGCCTCCTCCGTGGCGTCGTCCCTGGCGTCGGTCGCTCCCGCCGAGGTGGAGGAGGCGTACCGGAAGGAAGGCAGGCAGGCGCCGGTTCCGGAGCGGATCCGGATCCGCCAGCACCTGTTCGATTCGATGGAGGCCGCCGCGGCCGCAAGGGAAAGGATTCTCCGGTCCGGCGGGGAGGAAGCGGAGGACGACCCGGCCGCGTCGGGGGTGGACCTGGGATTCTTCTCGAAGGACGACCTCCCTCCGGAACTTCCGCCGGAGCTGTTCCGTCTGAAGGAGGGGGACGTGAGCGAACCGGTCCTCCGGGAGGGGGCGGCGAGCCTCTTCCAGGTGACCGCGAGGGAGACGGCCCGCGTGCCGTCGCTCCGGACCGAGGAGGGGAGGATCCGGGAGGCGATCCTCTCGGAGCGGCGGGAGGCGGCGTTCCGCCAGTGGCTGGCGCAGGCGTCCGCGAAGCCGGCGGTGAAGGTCCGGTCGGATCTGCTGGAAAAGCTGGTCGAGGGGAAACGGTGAGAGGCGCGAAGGGGTTTCTGGCGGCGGGGATCGGGTCGGCGGCGCTTCTGTTCGCCGCGCCGGCGCTCCCGCGCGTGATCGACGGAGTCGTGGCGCTGGTGAACGAGGAGCCGGTCACGTTCTCCGAGGTCCGGGAGGCGGTGGCCGAGGGGATGGGGATCCCGGTGGGCGACGCCGACGCGTTCCTGCGCGAGGAGCGCGATCCGAAGGGAGTGCTCCGCTGGATCGAGGGGCTGGTCGAAACGGTCCTGGTCCGCAAGGAGCTGGAGAAACAGGGGCAGGGGGTCTCCGAAGCGGAGATCGACCGGGCGGTGGAGTCGGTCCGCAAGGCGAACAACGTCGACGAGAAGCAGTTCGCCGAAGTGCTCTCCCGGGAGGGGCTCTCCCTCCCGGCGTACCGCCGGCGGCTCCGGTGGCAGATGGAGCGCGGGGCGATCGTCCGCGCCCGGAAGTTCAAGGACGTGACCGTGACCGAGGACGAGGTCCGGGACCATTTCCGCGAGAACGCGGAGCGGTTCCTGGTCGGCGCCCAGGTGAGGCTGGAAATGCTCTACTTCCCCCTGCCGGAGGGGGAGGACACGACGGAGCGCGCCGTCCAGGCGCGGTTCGCCGCGCAGCAGGCCGCCGAGTCGATCCGCAACGGGGCGACGCTTCCGGAGGCGGCGGACCTCGCGCGCGCGGCGTTCCCCGGCGTCGAGCGCATCGAGGGGGATTTCGTCACGACCGAGGACCTGCTGCCCGAGGTGCAGCGCGAGGTTCGAAGACTGCGGACCGGGAAGACGTCCCAGCCGTTCTTCACGGGGACGGCCGTGTACATCGTCCGCGTCGTCGGGCGCCGGGGGGGAACCCCCGGGAGCTTCCCGGAGGTGAGGGAGTCCCTGACCGAGGAGCTCACGGACCGCCGGAGCGAAAAGGCGTTCGAGGACATTCTCGCCGACCTCAAGAAGTCCGCCTCCCTCGACGTCCGGCTCTGACCCGGTTCCGCCGAGCGAGTCCTCCCGTGCGCCCGAAGATCGCCATCACG
The sequence above is drawn from the Deltaproteobacteria bacterium genome and encodes:
- a CDS encoding peptidyl-prolyl cis-trans isomerase; amino-acid sequence: MRKVPVLCVLCAIAAAACGTPPGKQGKTLATINGEAITEGTLLREVENLPPYVRPILETPAGRAQFLESVITRDLLLREALRRGIDRKQEIADRISTARKSILLEALLRDVAEKAPGLSDEALRKVYDSVPGQHQVGERAKVSHILFRDRKRAEAVLSRAKAGEPFEALMKEVGSRDGEVAADLGDIERGNFVKEFEAAAFAAPPGAVVGPVKTTYGFHVIKVYERKPAGVRSFEEVKPQLLAEQREKAQRDAFETLISDLRKSSTVRVLVKLDAGAAKPPVPGEPAAAPKEGDKAPPAPPPGK
- a CDS encoding peptidyl-prolyl cis-trans isomerase, whose protein sequence is MLVAVLAALLWACSREPSGRSDADVVVAEVDNAAITLRDVRNEVLSMRGYAPSLEAKGASRREVSEAIRLLVERSIVLREGERRGVSVSSSELEEEVMRFRADFPPGGLEKALLQVGIDADTWREQLRRSLLYRKSASSVASSLASVAPAEVEEAYRKEGRQAPVPERIRIRQHLFDSMEAAAAARERILRSGGEEAEDDPAASGVDLGFFSKDDLPPELPPELFRLKEGDVSEPVLREGAASLFQVTARETARVPSLRTEEGRIREAILSERREAAFRQWLAQASAKPAVKVRSDLLEKLVEGKR
- a CDS encoding peptidyl-prolyl cis-trans isomerase, translating into MRGAKGFLAAGIGSAALLFAAPALPRVIDGVVALVNEEPVTFSEVREAVAEGMGIPVGDADAFLREERDPKGVLRWIEGLVETVLVRKELEKQGQGVSEAEIDRAVESVRKANNVDEKQFAEVLSREGLSLPAYRRRLRWQMERGAIVRARKFKDVTVTEDEVRDHFRENAERFLVGAQVRLEMLYFPLPEGEDTTERAVQARFAAQQAAESIRNGATLPEAADLARAAFPGVERIEGDFVTTEDLLPEVQREVRRLRTGKTSQPFFTGTAVYIVRVVGRRGGTPGSFPEVRESLTEELTDRRSEKAFEDILADLKKSASLDVRL